Proteins encoded in a region of the Malaciobacter mytili LMG 24559 genome:
- a CDS encoding molybdopterin-dependent oxidoreductase, whose protein sequence is MKRRDFIKLSSVVGASTTIQASGLDGWIDLTNFDRKKVLSANRFGMFYATIQSGEVIETKPFEGDYFPSPMIRAIADRLQNTTRVEYPMVRKSYLKAKGPSNPHLRGKEEFVRVSWDVALDLAAKQMRTTFDKYGPESIYGECYWWGGSGRVSWGRTVSRRMMKILGGFVTESGDYSTGAGLVIMPHVLGGSAVYDTPTKWKAIIENAKNVVIWGQDPIVTNQINWAIPLHRCFKDFEKLQQASISGKIKTFSVDPRVNDTARFLNSKHIALRPGTDVALMIGMAHYLYTKKLYDAEFIKKYTVGFNKFKKYFLGEIDNEVKDIKWASKITGVKEEEIAQFATTLAKERTVILCGRALQRQDHGEQPHWMCTVLSAMLGYIGLPGGGIEFSLGYNSSGATDKIAPTIAGISQSIPEKYNQKYPNAPWLKNHDVIIPSSRSIEALENPGKIIEQNGKKIKLPHIRLMYNASGSPLTRHQNVNNMLEQWKKVDTVITAEPYWTSTAKMSDIVFPVATELERVDIDQTGSTKEYIIARKAHIKPAGESQSDFWICRELCKRWGYEEVFTEEKNTEFEWVKYIYKNAVEKANSLNIKMSSFEEFWEKGYVKFEEDDKSTENYTRYEEFRNNPYKHRLGTPSGKIEIFSPVIEKFKYDDCKGYPSWIEPIEWLGNKKAEKYPIHIVSPHSKYRLHSQLNNTYIRGLYEISGREPLLLNPKEAQKRGLKQGDIIRVFNDRGEILAGLHITNDVIEGVAVMCEGAWYSPEVPGEKSLCQHGNVNVLSIDKGTSKIAQSNIAHTALVEIEKYKGVIKPINAFTKPKILQSL, encoded by the coding sequence ATGAAACGTAGAGATTTTATTAAATTAAGTTCAGTGGTAGGTGCATCAACAACTATTCAAGCAAGTGGTTTAGATGGATGGATAGATTTAACAAATTTTGATAGAAAAAAAGTCCTTAGTGCAAATAGATTTGGTATGTTTTATGCAACAATTCAAAGTGGAGAAGTAATTGAAACAAAACCCTTTGAGGGGGATTATTTTCCAAGTCCAATGATAAGAGCAATTGCTGATAGATTACAAAATACAACAAGGGTTGAATACCCAATGGTTAGAAAATCTTATTTAAAAGCAAAAGGACCTTCAAATCCTCATTTAAGAGGTAAAGAGGAGTTTGTTAGAGTTTCTTGGGATGTGGCACTAGATTTAGCTGCAAAACAAATGAGAACTACTTTTGATAAATATGGACCTGAAAGTATATATGGAGAGTGCTATTGGTGGGGAGGTTCTGGTAGAGTTAGCTGGGGAAGAACAGTTTCTAGAAGAATGATGAAAATCTTAGGAGGATTTGTAACTGAATCAGGAGATTATTCTACTGGGGCAGGATTAGTTATTATGCCTCATGTTTTAGGTGGTTCTGCGGTTTATGATACACCAACTAAATGGAAAGCTATTATAGAAAATGCAAAAAATGTTGTAATATGGGGACAAGACCCAATAGTTACAAACCAAATAAATTGGGCAATACCTTTACATAGATGTTTTAAAGACTTTGAAAAACTTCAGCAAGCTTCTATTAGTGGAAAAATTAAAACTTTTAGTGTTGATCCAAGAGTAAATGATACTGCAAGATTTTTAAATTCAAAACATATAGCCCTTAGACCAGGAACAGATGTTGCTTTAATGATAGGAATGGCACATTATTTATATACTAAAAAACTATATGATGCCGAGTTTATAAAAAAATATACTGTAGGTTTTAATAAATTTAAAAAATATTTTCTTGGTGAAATAGATAATGAAGTAAAAGATATAAAATGGGCTTCAAAAATTACAGGTGTAAAAGAAGAAGAAATTGCACAATTTGCAACTACTTTAGCAAAAGAAAGAACTGTGATTTTATGTGGTAGAGCACTACAAAGACAAGACCATGGAGAGCAACCACACTGGATGTGTACTGTACTTTCTGCTATGTTGGGATATATTGGATTACCTGGTGGAGGAATTGAGTTTTCTTTAGGGTATAACTCAAGTGGTGCAACAGATAAAATCGCTCCAACAATTGCTGGTATTAGCCAATCAATTCCTGAAAAGTATAATCAAAAATATCCTAATGCACCTTGGTTAAAAAATCATGATGTAATTATTCCTTCTTCAAGATCAATTGAAGCCTTAGAAAATCCAGGAAAAATAATAGAACAAAATGGTAAAAAAATAAAATTACCTCATATTAGACTTATGTATAATGCTTCTGGTTCTCCTTTAACTAGGCATCAAAATGTAAATAATATGCTTGAACAATGGAAAAAAGTTGATACTGTTATTACAGCAGAGCCTTATTGGACATCAACTGCAAAAATGTCAGATATTGTATTTCCAGTTGCAACTGAACTTGAAAGAGTTGATATTGACCAAACAGGAAGTACTAAAGAATATATTATTGCAAGAAAGGCTCATATAAAACCAGCGGGAGAGAGTCAAAGTGACTTTTGGATTTGTAGAGAGTTATGTAAAAGATGGGGATATGAAGAGGTATTTACAGAAGAGAAAAATACAGAATTTGAGTGGGTTAAATATATTTATAAAAATGCAGTAGAAAAAGCAAACTCTTTAAATATTAAAATGTCATCATTTGAAGAGTTTTGGGAAAAAGGTTATGTTAAATTTGAAGAAGATGATAAATCAACTGAAAATTATACAAGATATGAAGAATTTAGAAATAACCCTTATAAACATAGATTAGGTACACCATCAGGGAAAATTGAAATTTTTTCTCCTGTTATTGAAAAATTTAAATATGACGATTGTAAAGGATACCCATCTTGGATAGAGCCAATTGAATGGCTTGGAAATAAAAAAGCAGAGAAATATCCTATTCATATAGTAAGTCCACACTCTAAATATAGATTACACTCTCAACTTAATAATACTTATATTAGAGGACTTTATGAAATAAGTGGAAGAGAACCACTATTATTAAATCCTAAAGAAGCACAAAAAAGAGGTTTAAAACAAGGGGATATTATTAGAGTATTTAATGATAGAGGAGAAATTTTAGCAGGATTACATATTACAAATGATGTAATTGAAGGAGTTGCTGTAATGTGCGAAGGAGCTTGGTATTCTCCTGAAGTACCAGGAGAGAAATCTTTATGCCAACATGGAAATGTAAATGTTCTTAGTATAGATAAAGGAACTTCAAAAATTGCTCAAAGTAATATTGCTCATACAGCATTAGTAGAAATTGAAAAATATAAAGGTGTAATAAAACCAATAAATGCCTTTACAAAACCAAAAATTCTTCAAAGTCTATAA
- a CDS encoding response regulator transcription factor, with product MYEKAKKLLKDKNILIVEDEESLREIIVDSIQEYVKKVFIASNGLEGLNYFQKEEIDLIISDIHMPKMSGLRMSYEIRKYDCNVPIIFLTAYDTDENMLQAVEIRSKSILKKPFDKKQLVISMMLALSSTIEDSNNFDLLKGYTYNLNTKELFFNKALINLTKKEQRLLELLLKNQEHIVPFSLIENFVWIENGATADTIRMFINKLRKKIYPELIQNIQGIGYKLSLK from the coding sequence ATGTATGAAAAAGCTAAAAAACTTTTAAAAGATAAAAATATATTAATTGTTGAAGATGAAGAGAGTTTAAGAGAGATAATAGTTGATTCAATTCAAGAGTATGTAAAAAAAGTATTTATAGCTTCAAATGGTTTAGAGGGATTAAACTATTTTCAAAAAGAAGAAATAGATTTAATTATATCAGATATTCATATGCCTAAAATGAGTGGTTTAAGAATGAGTTATGAAATAAGAAAATATGACTGTAATGTTCCTATTATTTTTTTAACTGCCTATGATACGGATGAAAATATGTTACAAGCAGTAGAAATAAGAAGTAAAAGTATTTTAAAAAAACCTTTTGATAAAAAACAACTTGTAATTTCAATGATGCTAGCTCTTTCTTCAACAATAGAAGACTCTAATAACTTTGATCTTTTAAAAGGATATACTTATAATTTAAATACTAAAGAGTTATTTTTTAATAAAGCACTTATAAATTTAACTAAAAAAGAACAAAGACTTTTAGAATTACTACTTAAAAATCAAGAACATATAGTTCCTTTTAGTTTAATAGAAAACTTTGTTTGGATTGAAAATGGAGCAACTGCAGATACTATACGTATGTTTATAAATAAACTTAGAAAAAAAATATACCCAGAATTAATTCAAAATATTCAAGGAATTGGATATAAGCTCTCACTAAAATAA
- a CDS encoding cache domain-containing protein, which yields MKHNKIYILLLTIFFLLYIFIIYFTYTENKKYLLENTKNNQLKLVYAYKEKFDERLAALKRIVETLGKSLIDKDRNKEFKNIKETLTNAMISGNGFTSVYISYPDNFTISGRPDWYYTKDYVATKRPWYIEAIKANKTIISKPYIGSAGFEDKLYISIVSPIYKQNKLVAVMASDLELESVQKELTKLFPLKNGFAFLMTNNAQVIAQSNKLGIDFSNKNLKEFLSSFSKNKVGYSTYKIANKHYIFTYETLEKSDWLFVSVLDEKEIYKDLNYQLFMNLLASVFLFLLGFATIIFISFIQKKLYEKHLLLGHFAKSPTWGILLTDKNGNIIFINKVFEKLFSLKSKALYNKSINNILLKLKINQKNNNQILCFKDIEDNIYSMKSYPLEHKGKYYRIQITPLVNNYQKKLEGTIITVNDISHEKYLEKKESEHEQILIQNSKMAALGEMVSAIAHQWRQPLSTLLMLLSNVEEFISKENPKAINYLCRSKDTIKYMNETVNAFRNFYKEDFEKSNFNLIDIINEVILISSPQMKMNALELEFKYNEKHNYTLESYPSYIKQVLINLISNAKDELSIILKDEPLYEGKIKIFLSKEENNFLISIEDNGRGILAEHKEKIFKPFFTTKKDQGTGTGLYLCKLLIENKINGKLFLDNLKNPTKFIIQIGTNDV from the coding sequence ATGAAACATAATAAAATCTATATTTTATTACTAACAATATTTTTTCTTTTATATATATTTATTATATATTTTACATACACTGAAAATAAAAAATATCTTTTAGAAAATACAAAAAATAATCAGCTTAAATTAGTATATGCATATAAAGAAAAATTTGATGAAAGATTAGCTGCTTTAAAAAGAATTGTAGAGACTTTAGGTAAAAGTTTAATAGATAAAGATAGGAACAAAGAGTTTAAAAATATAAAAGAGACTTTAACAAATGCAATGATTTCTGGTAATGGATTTACAAGTGTTTATATCTCTTATCCTGATAATTTTACTATTTCAGGAAGACCTGACTGGTATTATACAAAAGATTATGTGGCAACTAAAAGACCTTGGTATATAGAAGCTATAAAAGCAAATAAAACTATTATTTCTAAGCCTTATATAGGCTCTGCTGGTTTTGAAGATAAATTATATATAAGTATTGTATCTCCTATTTATAAACAAAATAAATTAGTTGCCGTTATGGCTAGTGATTTGGAATTGGAATCTGTGCAAAAAGAATTAACTAAACTATTTCCTTTAAAAAATGGTTTTGCTTTTCTAATGACAAATAATGCCCAAGTAATAGCCCAGTCAAATAAACTAGGAATTGATTTTAGTAATAAAAATCTAAAAGAGTTTTTATCTTCTTTTTCAAAAAACAAAGTTGGATATAGTACTTACAAAATTGCTAATAAGCACTATATTTTTACTTATGAAACTTTAGAAAAAAGTGACTGGTTATTTGTATCAGTATTAGATGAAAAAGAGATTTACAAAGATTTAAATTATCAATTATTTATGAACCTTTTAGCTTCAGTTTTTCTGTTTTTATTAGGATTTGCAACTATAATATTTATTTCATTTATTCAAAAAAAGCTATATGAAAAGCATCTTTTATTAGGACACTTTGCAAAAAGCCCAACTTGGGGTATTTTACTTACAGATAAAAATGGCAATATTATATTTATAAATAAAGTTTTTGAAAAACTTTTTTCTTTAAAAAGCAAAGCTTTATATAATAAATCCATAAATAATATTCTTTTAAAATTAAAAATTAATCAAAAAAACAATAATCAAATATTATGCTTTAAAGATATTGAAGATAATATCTATTCTATGAAAAGTTATCCTTTAGAACATAAAGGGAAATATTATCGTATTCAAATTACTCCTTTAGTAAATAATTATCAAAAAAAACTTGAAGGTACAATTATTACAGTTAATGATATTAGCCATGAAAAATATCTTGAAAAAAAAGAGAGTGAACATGAACAAATCTTAATTCAAAATAGTAAAATGGCTGCATTAGGAGAAATGGTTAGTGCAATTGCACATCAATGGAGACAACCTTTAAGCACTCTTTTAATGTTACTTAGTAATGTAGAAGAGTTTATTAGTAAGGAAAATCCAAAAGCCATAAATTATCTATGTAGATCTAAAGATACTATTAAATATATGAATGAAACAGTAAATGCTTTTAGAAATTTTTATAAAGAAGACTTTGAAAAAAGTAACTTTAATCTAATAGATATAATAAATGAAGTAATCTTAATAAGCTCTCCTCAAATGAAAATGAATGCCCTTGAATTAGAGTTTAAATATAATGAAAAGCATAATTATACTTTAGAAAGTTATCCCTCATATATAAAACAAGTACTTATTAATCTAATTTCAAATGCAAAAGATGAACTTTCAATTATTTTAAAAGATGAGCCTTTATATGAAGGCAAAATAAAGATTTTTTTATCTAAAGAAGAAAATAATTTTCTAATTAGTATTGAAGATAATGGAAGAGGTATCTTAGCTGAACATAAAGAAAAAATCTTTAAACCTTTTTTTACAACAAAAAAAGATCAAGGTACTGGAACTGGTTTATATTTATGTAAATTATTAATAGAAAATAAAATTAATGGAAAACTTTTTCTTGATAATTTAAAAAATCCAACTAAATTTATAATTCAAATAGGAACAAATGATGTATGA
- the ychF gene encoding redox-regulated ATPase YchF, with translation MGLGVGIVGLPNVGKSTTFNALTKAQNAEAQNYPFCTIEPNKAIVPVPDRRLEALAKIVNPDKIQYSTIDFVDIAGLVRGASKGEGLGNQFLSNIREVEVILHMVRCFEDGNITHVEGDVNPLRDIEIIETELIYADITQCEKKIDKLKKQSKGSKDAAAQLEVALKLMEHLGELQPVKTFEDLDNEHFKALDKELRFLSNKDVIYGANVDEDSLADGGNKYVDELKQHAQEVGADVIMLCAKIEEELVGLEEDEAKEFLTDLGVEESGLEQIIRTAFDKLGLQSYFTAGKIEVRAWTIRKNTKAPQAAAVIHNDFEKGFIKAEVISYEDFVNYGGEAKCKEAGKLRLEGKDYIVQDGDVMHFRFNV, from the coding sequence ATGGGATTAGGTGTAGGAATAGTAGGACTTCCAAATGTAGGTAAATCAACAACTTTTAATGCTTTAACAAAAGCTCAAAATGCAGAGGCACAAAACTATCCATTTTGTACAATTGAACCAAATAAAGCAATAGTTCCGGTACCAGATAGAAGATTAGAAGCATTAGCTAAAATTGTAAATCCTGATAAAATTCAATACTCAACAATTGACTTTGTTGATATTGCAGGACTTGTAAGAGGTGCTAGTAAAGGTGAAGGTTTAGGTAATCAATTCTTATCAAATATTAGAGAAGTTGAAGTTATTTTACATATGGTAAGATGTTTTGAAGATGGAAATATTACTCACGTTGAGGGTGATGTAAATCCTTTAAGAGATATTGAAATTATTGAAACAGAACTAATCTATGCTGATATAACACAATGTGAAAAGAAAATAGATAAATTAAAAAAACAATCAAAAGGTTCTAAAGATGCAGCTGCTCAATTGGAAGTTGCTTTAAAACTTATGGAACATTTAGGTGAATTACAACCTGTTAAAACTTTTGAAGATTTAGATAATGAACATTTTAAAGCATTAGATAAAGAGTTAAGATTTTTATCTAATAAAGATGTAATTTATGGAGCTAATGTTGATGAAGATTCATTAGCAGATGGTGGAAATAAATATGTTGATGAGTTAAAACAACATGCACAAGAAGTTGGTGCTGATGTTATTATGCTTTGTGCTAAAATTGAAGAAGAATTAGTAGGTTTAGAAGAAGATGAAGCTAAAGAGTTTTTAACTGATTTAGGTGTTGAAGAATCAGGACTAGAGCAAATTATTAGAACAGCTTTTGATAAATTAGGTTTACAATCATATTTTACAGCAGGTAAAATTGAAGTTAGAGCTTGGACAATTAGAAAAAATACAAAAGCACCACAAGCTGCTGCTGTAATTCATAATGATTTTGAAAAAGGTTTTATAAAAGCTGAGGTTATCTCTTATGAAGATTTTGTAAATTATGGTGGTGAAGCTAAATGCAAAGAAGCAGGAAAGTTAAGACTTGAAGGAAAAGATTACATTGTTCAGGATGGAGATGTAATGCATTTTAGGTTTAATGTTTAA